The following proteins come from a genomic window of Microbacterium lemovicicum:
- a CDS encoding GNAT family N-acetyltransferase, protein MGELRLVELSAATIVAVNNMSLKPGQEEYLSPVSYGVAATVVNPTTTWQRVVIDEDGSVLGFVSANFDADHPEEHFRSVLWRINVDADEQGRGIGRFAVDGLLAEARARGFDHVDVVYESGEDGPEAFFQRVGFTPVGETPYGEVVAETRI, encoded by the coding sequence ATGGGTGAACTGCGCCTGGTCGAACTGTCCGCCGCCACGATCGTGGCGGTGAACAACATGTCGCTGAAACCCGGCCAGGAGGAGTACCTCTCCCCCGTCAGCTACGGGGTCGCGGCCACAGTCGTCAATCCGACGACGACGTGGCAGCGCGTCGTGATCGACGAGGACGGCAGCGTCCTCGGCTTCGTCAGCGCGAACTTCGACGCCGACCACCCCGAGGAGCACTTCCGCTCCGTGCTGTGGCGCATCAACGTCGACGCCGACGAGCAGGGCCGCGGCATCGGCCGCTTCGCCGTGGACGGGCTCCTCGCTGAGGCGCGGGCACGCGGCTTCGACCACGTCGACGTCGTCTACGAATCGGGCGAGGACGGCCCGGAGGCGTTCTTCCAGCGGGTGGGCTTCACCCCCGTGGGGGAGACGCCGTACGGCGAGGTCGTCGCCGAGACCCGCATCTGA
- a CDS encoding ABC transporter ATP-binding protein yields MSATTVTGTSGEDRSDYTRDESRAIRRRSLRLLGSLVSPLTWQLVLAGAVLIVSTALRVAGPALIAYGINNALPAVVERTDWMPTIGVVAVFLSAGVGGAALIGWYVVVAARLTQAVMLDLRKRIFLHTQRLSLEFHESYTSGRIISRQTSDLDTIKELLDGGLNELVSGILYGVFTLIALLLLDWQSGVILLVMGLPLYLLMRWFYTRSQRVYRESRVISAQVIVKFVETMTGIRAVKAFRKERRNDDEFGALAADYREVNMRSIRLFGTFEPGLMAVAAVSVALVLLWGGLRVVDSSLLIGTLLAAVLYVRNFFAPLQEVAFFLNSYQSATAALEKVSGVLEEEPTVPDPVTPVDLWTSRGHIRFDGVRFGYNAATTILPDFTLDIPAGQTIALVGTTGAGKSTLAKLVSRFYDPTEGSVTLDDIDLRRLHPKDLRRAIVMVTQEAYLFSGTVADNIALGKPDATMDEIRAAARAVGADTFIEALPDGYDTDVNKRGGRVSAGQRQLISFARAFLADPAVLILDEATASLDMPSERMIQDALQTLLADRTAIIIAHRLSTVAIADRVLVMEHGRIIEDDTPAELIAGDGKFAQLHAAWRESLV; encoded by the coding sequence ATGAGCGCCACGACCGTGACCGGCACGTCCGGTGAAGACCGCTCCGACTACACGCGCGACGAGAGCCGCGCCATCCGCCGCCGGTCGCTGCGCCTGCTCGGCTCGCTGGTCTCGCCGCTCACGTGGCAGCTCGTGCTCGCCGGCGCGGTGCTGATCGTCTCGACCGCGCTGCGCGTGGCGGGTCCGGCGCTGATCGCCTACGGCATCAACAACGCCCTGCCGGCGGTGGTGGAGCGGACCGACTGGATGCCGACGATCGGCGTGGTGGCGGTGTTCCTGTCCGCCGGTGTCGGCGGCGCAGCCCTGATCGGCTGGTACGTCGTCGTGGCAGCGCGCCTGACCCAGGCGGTGATGCTCGATCTGCGCAAGCGGATCTTCCTGCACACCCAGCGGCTGAGCCTCGAGTTCCATGAGTCGTACACGTCGGGCCGCATCATCTCCCGCCAGACCAGCGACCTCGACACCATCAAGGAGCTGCTGGACGGCGGACTGAATGAGCTCGTCTCCGGCATCCTCTACGGCGTCTTCACGCTCATCGCCCTGCTGCTGCTCGACTGGCAGTCGGGGGTCATCCTGCTGGTGATGGGCCTCCCGCTCTACCTGCTCATGCGGTGGTTCTACACGCGCTCGCAGCGCGTCTACCGGGAGTCGCGCGTGATCAGCGCTCAGGTCATCGTCAAGTTCGTCGAGACGATGACCGGCATCCGCGCCGTGAAGGCGTTCCGCAAGGAGCGTCGCAACGACGACGAGTTCGGCGCGCTCGCCGCGGACTACCGCGAGGTCAACATGCGCTCGATCCGGCTCTTCGGAACCTTCGAGCCCGGCCTCATGGCCGTGGCGGCCGTCTCGGTCGCGCTCGTGCTGCTGTGGGGCGGTCTGCGCGTCGTCGACTCCTCGCTCCTCATCGGAACCCTGCTGGCCGCCGTGCTCTACGTGCGCAACTTCTTCGCCCCGCTGCAGGAGGTCGCGTTCTTCCTGAACTCCTACCAGTCGGCCACGGCGGCGCTCGAGAAGGTGTCGGGCGTGCTCGAGGAGGAGCCCACCGTGCCCGATCCGGTCACGCCGGTCGACCTGTGGACCTCGCGCGGCCATATCCGCTTCGACGGCGTGCGCTTCGGCTACAACGCGGCGACGACGATCCTGCCGGACTTCACGCTCGACATCCCGGCGGGGCAGACCATCGCCCTCGTGGGCACCACCGGCGCCGGCAAGTCGACGCTCGCGAAGCTCGTCTCGCGCTTCTACGACCCCACCGAGGGCAGCGTGACGCTCGACGACATCGACCTGCGCCGGCTGCACCCGAAAGACCTGCGGCGCGCGATCGTCATGGTGACGCAGGAGGCGTACCTGTTCAGCGGCACCGTCGCCGACAACATCGCACTCGGCAAGCCCGACGCGACGATGGACGAGATCCGCGCGGCCGCGCGGGCGGTGGGGGCGGACACCTTCATCGAGGCCCTGCCCGACGGCTACGACACCGACGTGAACAAGCGCGGCGGACGTGTCTCGGCGGGACAGCGCCAGCTGATCTCGTTCGCCCGGGCGTTCCTCGCCGATCCGGCGGTGCTCATCCTCGACGAGGCCACCGCCTCGCTCGACATGCCGAGCGAGCGGATGATACAGGACGCCCTGCAGACGCTGCTGGCCGACCGGACGGCCATCATCATCGCCCACCGGCTGTCCACGGTCGCCATCGCCGACCGCGTACTGGTGATGGAGCACGGCCGCATCATCGAGGACGACACGCCCGCGGAGCTCATCGCCGGCGACGGCAAGTTCGCGCAGCTGCACGCGGCCTGGCGCGAGTCGCTGGTCTAG
- a CDS encoding ROK family transcriptional regulator — MSPADQSLPTATLEPAVPAARTRSFGSGRALRQGGKVLPEHARGHNRSLVLQTLFHEGAMSRADLSRETGLTRVTISDLVSELIDDGFIAEKGMREASGPGKPAMLVDLDRDGHRIVGLDLSGADVFIGAVLSLDGEIVHRAEVPVPDGSDEVVATVVDLARGLVDRADAPVLGVGVGTPGVVDDRGVILTAPNLGWAGFDLEGALRAALRLPVLVANDANAAVLAEYTFGGAADDVLLVKVGRGVGSGLLASGQPMRGARFAAGEIGHVTVGTDGGPVCVCGKIGCLEAWLSVPSLTQRLAGAGDAEREGILRDAGERLGIALAPVVGALDVTEIVLSGPLDLLDGPLADQAVQTLRTRTLARFHDGVSVRMTQQGQDIVLRGAAVMVLSGQLGVS, encoded by the coding sequence ATGTCTCCCGCCGATCAGAGCCTGCCGACCGCGACGCTCGAGCCGGCCGTGCCCGCTGCGCGGACGCGCTCTTTCGGCTCCGGCCGTGCCCTGCGCCAGGGCGGAAAGGTGCTCCCCGAGCACGCCCGCGGGCACAACCGGTCGCTCGTGCTCCAGACCCTCTTCCACGAGGGCGCGATGAGCCGCGCCGACCTCTCGCGCGAGACGGGGCTGACCCGGGTGACGATCTCGGATCTCGTGTCGGAGCTGATCGACGACGGCTTCATCGCCGAGAAGGGGATGCGCGAGGCATCCGGCCCCGGAAAGCCCGCGATGCTCGTCGATCTCGACCGCGACGGCCACCGCATCGTCGGTCTCGACCTGTCCGGCGCCGACGTCTTCATCGGAGCCGTCCTCAGCCTCGACGGCGAGATCGTCCACCGCGCGGAGGTCCCCGTGCCCGACGGCAGCGACGAGGTGGTCGCGACCGTCGTGGACCTTGCCCGCGGGCTCGTCGACCGGGCCGATGCCCCCGTGCTCGGCGTCGGCGTCGGCACCCCGGGTGTGGTCGACGACCGCGGTGTCATCCTCACGGCGCCGAACCTCGGCTGGGCGGGCTTCGACCTCGAGGGCGCGCTGCGCGCGGCCCTCCGTCTGCCGGTGCTGGTCGCCAACGACGCCAACGCCGCGGTGCTCGCCGAATACACCTTCGGGGGTGCGGCCGACGACGTCCTGCTGGTGAAGGTCGGGCGCGGCGTCGGCTCGGGGCTGCTGGCCTCGGGGCAGCCGATGCGCGGCGCCCGCTTCGCGGCGGGGGAGATCGGCCACGTCACCGTCGGCACGGACGGCGGCCCGGTGTGCGTCTGCGGCAAGATCGGATGCCTCGAGGCCTGGCTCTCCGTGCCCTCGCTGACCCAGCGTCTCGCCGGTGCGGGCGACGCCGAGCGGGAGGGCATCCTCCGCGACGCGGGCGAGCGCCTGGGCATCGCGCTGGCGCCCGTCGTCGGCGCCCTCGACGTGACGGAGATCGTGCTCTCCGGACCCCTCGATCTGCTGGACGGTCCCCTCGCGGACCAGGCCGTCCAGACCCTCCGCACGCGGACGCTCGCGCGTTTCCACGACGGCGTGAGCGTGCGGATGACGCAGCAGGGCCAGGACATCGTCCTGCGCGGTGCTGCCGTCATGGTCCTCTCGGGACAGCTGGGCGTCTCGTGA
- a CDS encoding carbohydrate ABC transporter permease, producing the protein MAEALLTAPPAKAAGRRPRPTARERARGRRDARGAWTLLAPSVVILAVMVGYPAVLMVVQSFTDYSIKNKVQGTLADFVGFANYLEVFTQSDFPIVLLRSLGLMVAMTVLIVLLGVLVAVLMTRLGRGWRITVSVGLLLAWAMPPLAATTVWGWIFDTQYGVVNWALNTVTGTSDWTNHSWLLNPWSFYMVLTIIVVWQGVPFVAFTTFAALGQVPGEVLEASSLDGATGFARFRLVVFPYLRSVLTVVLVLQVIWNLRIFTQVYALQSRGGLVSETNVLGTYLFRQGVGEFGVTSAIGVIMVVLLLAMSWGYVRTTLKEEEL; encoded by the coding sequence GTGGCCGAGGCCCTGCTCACCGCGCCGCCCGCGAAGGCCGCGGGACGGCGACCGCGTCCGACGGCGCGCGAGAGAGCCCGCGGACGCCGCGACGCCCGCGGAGCGTGGACTCTGCTGGCCCCGTCGGTGGTGATCCTCGCCGTGATGGTCGGGTACCCGGCCGTGCTCATGGTCGTGCAGTCGTTCACCGACTACTCGATCAAGAACAAGGTGCAGGGCACGCTCGCGGACTTCGTCGGCTTCGCCAACTACCTCGAGGTCTTCACGCAGTCCGACTTCCCGATCGTGCTGCTGCGCAGCCTCGGGCTGATGGTGGCCATGACGGTGCTGATCGTGTTGCTCGGCGTCCTCGTCGCGGTGCTGATGACCCGCCTCGGGCGCGGGTGGCGCATCACGGTCTCGGTCGGCCTGCTGCTGGCGTGGGCGATGCCGCCGCTGGCGGCGACGACGGTGTGGGGCTGGATCTTCGACACGCAGTACGGCGTCGTCAACTGGGCGCTGAACACGGTCACCGGCACCTCCGACTGGACCAATCACTCGTGGCTGCTGAACCCCTGGTCGTTCTACATGGTGCTCACGATCATCGTCGTGTGGCAGGGGGTGCCGTTCGTGGCGTTCACCACCTTCGCCGCCCTCGGCCAGGTGCCGGGCGAGGTGCTCGAGGCCTCCTCGCTCGACGGGGCCACCGGCTTCGCCCGCTTCCGTCTCGTCGTCTTCCCGTACCTCCGCAGCGTGCTGACGGTCGTGCTCGTGCTGCAGGTGATCTGGAACCTGCGCATCTTCACGCAGGTCTACGCGCTGCAGAGCCGGGGCGGGCTCGTGTCGGAGACGAATGTGCTCGGCACCTACCTCTTCCGGCAGGGCGTGGGCGAGTTCGGGGTCACGAGCGCCATCGGCGTGATCATGGTGGTGCTGCTCCTGGCCATGTCGTGGGGATACGTCCGCACCACCCTCAAGGAGGAGGAGCTGTGA
- a CDS encoding NADP-dependent isocitrate dehydrogenase: MTESTIIYTYTDEAPALATASFLPIVQAFARPAGIDIETRDISLAGRVLAAFPQNLTPEQQVGDALAELGGLATLPEANIIKLPNISASIPQLKAAIAELQAAGFDIPDYPDEPQSVEDKDVRARYDRIKGSAVNPVLREGNSDRRAPLSVKQYARKHPHRNKPFPAGSKTRVATMGHDDFRSNEKSVVIASDDVLSIQHVAADGTVTPLKSGLKVLPGEIVDATFLSGSALDAFLAETLAAAASEDVLYSVHLKATMMKVSDPIIFGHVVRAYFADVFERYGDAIAAAGLTANDGLGAVLAGLGSIEGGAEIAAAIEADLARGPRLSYVNSDKGITNLHVPSDVIVDASMPALVRNGGKLWGVDGAEDDTLAVIPDSSYASVYQTTIDDVIAHGPLDPATIGTVPNVGLMAQAAEEYGSHDKTFEIASDGVVQILDGAGAVLIEHELHRGDIWRATQTKDIPVRDWVKLAVGRARATGAPAVFWLDADRAHDAKLIEKVTTYLAEHDTEGLTITILPPAEATQYSLDRLRTGEDTISVTGNVLRDYLTDLFPILEVGTSAKMLSIVPLLAGGGLFETGAGGSAPKHVQQLVAEDYLRWDSLGEFFALAASLEHLATYTGNVRAQVLADTLDAATGTFLENDKSPGRALGTIDNRGSHFYLALYWAQELASQTADADLAATFGPVAEKLAADEEAIVGELLAVQGRSVDIGGYYRPDPELVEGVMRPSQTLNTVIDGIS; the protein is encoded by the coding sequence GTGACCGAATCGACCATCATCTACACCTACACCGATGAGGCGCCCGCGCTGGCGACGGCCTCGTTCCTGCCGATCGTGCAGGCGTTCGCGCGCCCCGCGGGTATCGACATCGAGACCCGCGACATCTCTCTCGCCGGACGCGTGCTGGCCGCCTTCCCACAGAACCTGACTCCCGAGCAGCAGGTGGGTGACGCGCTCGCCGAGCTCGGCGGCCTGGCCACCCTGCCCGAGGCGAACATCATCAAGCTGCCGAACATCTCCGCGTCGATCCCGCAGCTGAAGGCGGCCATCGCGGAGCTGCAGGCTGCCGGCTTCGACATCCCCGACTACCCGGACGAGCCGCAGTCCGTCGAGGACAAGGACGTCCGTGCCCGCTACGACCGCATCAAGGGCTCCGCCGTGAACCCGGTGCTGCGCGAGGGCAACAGCGACCGTCGCGCACCGCTGTCGGTGAAGCAGTACGCCCGCAAGCACCCGCACCGCAACAAGCCGTTCCCCGCCGGCTCGAAGACCCGCGTGGCCACGATGGGCCATGACGACTTCCGCTCCAACGAGAAGTCGGTCGTCATCGCCTCGGACGACGTGCTGAGCATCCAGCACGTCGCCGCCGACGGCACCGTCACCCCTCTCAAGTCCGGACTCAAGGTGCTCCCCGGCGAGATCGTCGACGCGACCTTCCTCTCGGGGTCGGCGCTGGACGCGTTCCTGGCCGAGACGCTGGCGGCCGCGGCATCCGAGGACGTCCTCTACTCGGTGCACCTGAAGGCCACGATGATGAAGGTCAGCGACCCGATCATCTTCGGGCACGTGGTGCGGGCGTACTTCGCCGACGTGTTCGAGCGCTACGGTGACGCCATCGCCGCTGCCGGACTCACCGCCAACGACGGACTCGGCGCCGTGCTCGCCGGTCTCGGCTCGATCGAGGGCGGTGCGGAGATCGCCGCCGCCATCGAGGCCGACCTCGCCCGCGGACCCCGCCTGTCGTACGTCAACTCCGACAAGGGCATCACGAACCTGCACGTCCCCTCGGACGTCATCGTCGACGCCTCCATGCCCGCGCTGGTGCGCAACGGCGGCAAGCTGTGGGGCGTCGACGGCGCCGAGGACGACACCCTCGCCGTCATCCCCGACTCGTCGTACGCGAGCGTGTACCAGACGACGATCGACGACGTCATCGCGCACGGCCCGCTCGACCCGGCGACCATCGGCACCGTGCCGAACGTCGGACTCATGGCCCAGGCGGCCGAGGAGTACGGCAGCCACGACAAGACGTTCGAGATCGCGAGCGACGGCGTCGTGCAGATCCTCGACGGCGCGGGCGCGGTGCTCATCGAGCACGAGTTGCACCGCGGCGACATCTGGCGCGCGACGCAGACGAAGGACATCCCCGTCCGCGACTGGGTGAAGCTCGCCGTCGGCCGTGCCCGCGCGACCGGTGCGCCGGCCGTGTTCTGGCTCGACGCCGACCGCGCCCACGATGCGAAGCTCATCGAGAAGGTCACCACCTACCTCGCCGAGCACGACACCGAGGGGCTGACGATCACGATCCTCCCGCCGGCCGAGGCGACCCAGTACTCGCTGGACCGCCTGCGCACGGGCGAGGACACGATCTCGGTCACCGGCAACGTGCTGCGCGACTACCTCACCGACCTGTTCCCGATCCTCGAGGTCGGCACCAGCGCCAAGATGCTGTCGATCGTCCCGCTGCTCGCCGGCGGCGGGCTGTTCGAGACCGGCGCGGGCGGCTCCGCCCCCAAGCACGTGCAGCAGCTCGTGGCCGAGGACTACCTGCGCTGGGACTCCCTCGGCGAGTTCTTCGCCCTGGCCGCGTCGCTCGAGCACCTCGCGACCTACACGGGCAACGTGCGGGCCCAGGTGCTGGCCGACACGCTGGATGCCGCGACCGGCACGTTCCTCGAGAACGACAAGTCGCCCGGCCGCGCGCTCGGCACGATCGACAACCGCGGAAGCCACTTCTACCTCGCCCTGTACTGGGCGCAGGAGCTGGCCTCGCAGACGGCCGACGCCGACCTGGCCGCGACCTTCGGGCCGGTCGCGGAGAAGCTGGCCGCCGACGAAGAGGCGATCGTCGGCGAGTTGCTGGCCGTCCAGGGCCGCTCGGTCGACATCGGCGGGTACTACCGTCCCGACCCCGAGCTGGTCGAGGGCGTCATGCGCCCGTCGCAGACGCTGAACACGGTCATCGACGGCATCAGCTGA
- a CDS encoding extracellular solute-binding protein — MNKKLGALALLGASAVALAGCSGGAGGASSAAATGDLTVWLVGTDTPQDARDYLKKTFEDEHQGWTLTIEEKTWADTSDNYIAALSSNDAPDVVEVGNTQAPGFISQGLFADLSSVQSALGGDDLLQSFVELGSEDGTLYAAPYYAGSRVVFYSPSMFTGTVPTTLDQYVADGMAMKTETVSGIYAPGKDWYNALPYIWAHGGEIAVKDGDAWDAQFSSPKSIAGLEQLQEVYQKANNAPADADETDPQVPFCAGEVGFLSAPAWMKGSVLAAADAKAPGCPDTYGKDLAAFALPGMTAGEVAPVFAGGSNIAVAAKSDAKEMATSALEIMLSEGYQKIMAENGLIPALSSFATYLPSDEITTQAAKAASGSKAVPASANWSEVESAGVIKDALVKIAQGEDVTTIAEGLDSQIEAILNK; from the coding sequence ATGAACAAGAAGCTCGGAGCCCTGGCTCTCCTGGGTGCGTCCGCGGTGGCGCTGGCGGGATGCTCGGGAGGCGCCGGCGGCGCGTCGAGCGCGGCGGCCACCGGTGACCTCACGGTCTGGCTCGTCGGCACGGACACGCCGCAGGACGCCCGCGACTACCTGAAGAAGACCTTCGAGGACGAGCACCAGGGATGGACGCTCACGATCGAGGAGAAGACCTGGGCCGACACCAGCGACAACTACATCGCGGCGCTGTCCTCCAACGACGCCCCCGATGTGGTCGAGGTGGGCAACACCCAGGCGCCCGGATTCATCTCGCAGGGCCTGTTCGCCGACCTCTCCTCGGTGCAGAGCGCCCTCGGCGGAGACGACCTGCTGCAGAGCTTCGTCGAGCTGGGCTCCGAGGACGGGACGCTGTACGCGGCGCCCTACTACGCCGGCTCGCGCGTGGTCTTCTACTCGCCGTCGATGTTCACCGGCACGGTGCCCACCACGCTCGACCAGTACGTCGCCGACGGCATGGCGATGAAGACCGAGACCGTCTCGGGCATCTACGCCCCCGGCAAGGACTGGTACAACGCGCTTCCCTACATCTGGGCGCACGGCGGCGAGATCGCGGTGAAGGACGGCGACGCCTGGGACGCGCAGTTCTCCAGCCCGAAGAGCATCGCGGGCCTCGAGCAGCTGCAGGAGGTCTACCAGAAGGCGAACAACGCGCCGGCCGACGCCGACGAGACCGACCCGCAGGTGCCGTTCTGCGCCGGCGAGGTGGGCTTCCTGTCCGCCCCCGCGTGGATGAAGGGCTCCGTGCTCGCGGCCGCCGACGCCAAGGCGCCGGGCTGCCCCGACACGTACGGCAAGGACCTCGCCGCGTTCGCGCTGCCCGGCATGACCGCCGGTGAGGTCGCGCCGGTGTTCGCAGGCGGCTCGAACATCGCCGTCGCGGCCAAGAGCGACGCCAAGGAGATGGCGACCTCCGCCCTCGAGATCATGCTGTCCGAGGGGTACCAGAAGATCATGGCCGAGAACGGGCTGATCCCCGCGCTGAGCTCGTTCGCGACCTACCTCCCCTCCGACGAGATCACCACGCAGGCGGCCAAGGCCGCGTCGGGCTCGAAGGCTGTTCCCGCCAGTGCCAACTGGTCCGAGGTCGAGTCCGCCGGCGTCATCAAGGACGCCCTGGTCAAGATCGCGCAGGGCGAGGACGTCACGACCATCGCCGAGGGACTGGACTCGCAGATCGAGGCGATCCTCAACAAGTAG
- a CDS encoding BadF/BadG/BcrA/BcrD ATPase family protein: protein MTPDPLAAPADGATAGRVLAIALDAGQTGIKARTAGTSRDAVHPGIRTDAPLLPQLAAVVRAELERTDVAVDVVAAGVSGLTDAEADPDALRQLLAGTGVARVVMAHDSTTSFLGALGDGQGVVVAAGTGVVTLAVGRAAVARVDGWGYLMGDAGSGYWIGREALDAVMRAFDGRGSPTALTDAVRARWPHLADAYIDLQSDPGKVGVVAAFAEPVARAALDGDDVAISISRRAAAELAASAAAALRRTEQAEDAADVCAIGGVFGSPVLRAAFEAAVTAAGSRLVPPRGHGIDGVERLVDLSPQHPLAALVGRSTTA, encoded by the coding sequence GTGACACCCGATCCGCTCGCCGCGCCCGCCGACGGCGCGACCGCGGGTCGCGTGCTCGCGATCGCCCTCGACGCCGGACAGACGGGCATCAAGGCGCGCACCGCCGGCACGTCCCGCGACGCCGTGCACCCCGGCATCCGCACCGACGCCCCGCTCCTCCCGCAGCTCGCCGCCGTCGTCCGGGCGGAGCTGGAGCGCACCGACGTCGCCGTCGACGTCGTCGCCGCCGGCGTCTCCGGGCTCACCGACGCCGAGGCCGATCCCGACGCCCTGCGGCAGCTCCTGGCGGGCACGGGCGTCGCGCGGGTGGTGATGGCGCACGACTCGACCACGTCGTTCCTGGGGGCCCTCGGTGACGGGCAGGGCGTCGTCGTGGCGGCCGGCACGGGAGTCGTGACGCTGGCCGTGGGCCGCGCCGCCGTCGCCCGCGTGGACGGCTGGGGCTACCTGATGGGCGACGCCGGCAGCGGCTACTGGATCGGGCGCGAGGCGCTCGACGCCGTGATGCGCGCATTCGACGGCCGCGGATCACCCACTGCGCTGACAGACGCCGTGCGCGCGCGGTGGCCGCACCTTGCCGACGCCTACATCGATCTGCAGTCCGATCCGGGCAAGGTCGGCGTGGTCGCCGCCTTCGCCGAACCCGTCGCCCGGGCGGCGCTCGACGGCGACGACGTCGCGATCTCCATCTCCCGGCGCGCCGCCGCCGAGCTGGCCGCGAGCGCCGCGGCCGCGCTGCGCCGGACGGAGCAGGCGGAGGACGCGGCCGACGTGTGCGCGATCGGCGGGGTCTTCGGCTCCCCCGTGCTGCGCGCGGCGTTCGAGGCCGCCGTCACCGCGGCCGGCTCCCGGCTCGTGCCGCCGCGCGGTCACGGCATCGACGGCGTCGAGCGGCTCGTCGACCTGTCGCCGCAGCATCCCCTCGCCGCCCTCGTCGGGCGCTCGACCACGGCCTGA
- a CDS encoding L,D-transpeptidase family protein produces MTDLATKPNADEAPSGVPSDAPTTPIQSGGDGAAFGYEWAPAEPAPKKRHLGLWIGIPAAAAVVGLVAASLVLIAPGSAIAGVPVGGMTPGSAAEAVQNRLAETTVVLTGAGGDVAVSGADLGATVDAQALADAAFAQNPMWNPTAWFAAPIDAPVTVDPATATEALREAVPGLYSEPVGAQVAFDANTASFAVTAAQSGEGVDVAAVQGALQDAFESGATSIDLAPALVPIDSSTTTELAQATADKLNGVLDTVGFYIGDERTVPVDRAVAASWLTVTPAENGDFTVTADAAAIQPTVDGLAAAVNRDVVNATVITDSSGNALSDLTAGVVGRALDSTDGVAGAFATQLADGNGVYPLAVSEVPFTTTTLARRIEVDLSAQRTYLFENNAVVQSWAVSSGLTPNDTPTGDFRMQAHVRIQGMGNRDLTKEPHYYTPDVPYVSYFNGDIAFHGTYWHNNFGNPMSHGCINMTIDAAQYVYDWAPLGTEVSVYY; encoded by the coding sequence GTGACCGATCTGGCAACCAAGCCGAATGCCGACGAGGCGCCTTCCGGCGTTCCCTCCGACGCTCCTACGACGCCGATTCAGAGCGGCGGTGACGGCGCGGCATTCGGGTACGAATGGGCTCCCGCCGAGCCGGCGCCGAAGAAGCGCCACCTCGGCCTGTGGATCGGCATCCCCGCGGCGGCCGCCGTCGTCGGGCTCGTCGCCGCGTCCCTCGTGCTGATCGCGCCCGGATCCGCCATCGCAGGCGTCCCGGTGGGCGGCATGACCCCCGGGTCCGCCGCTGAGGCGGTGCAGAACCGGCTCGCCGAGACCACGGTGGTGCTCACCGGAGCCGGCGGCGACGTCGCCGTCAGCGGCGCGGACCTCGGCGCGACGGTCGACGCGCAGGCCCTGGCCGACGCCGCGTTCGCGCAGAACCCGATGTGGAACCCCACCGCGTGGTTCGCCGCGCCCATCGACGCACCCGTGACCGTCGACCCCGCCACGGCGACCGAGGCGCTCCGCGAGGCTGTTCCCGGTCTCTACAGCGAGCCCGTCGGTGCTCAGGTGGCCTTCGACGCGAACACGGCGTCCTTCGCCGTGACCGCCGCCCAGTCCGGCGAGGGCGTCGACGTCGCCGCCGTGCAGGGCGCCCTGCAGGACGCGTTCGAGAGCGGCGCCACCAGCATCGACCTCGCGCCGGCCCTGGTGCCCATCGACTCGTCGACGACCACGGAGCTGGCCCAGGCGACTGCCGACAAGCTCAACGGCGTGCTCGACACCGTCGGGTTCTACATCGGCGACGAGCGCACCGTGCCCGTCGACCGAGCTGTCGCCGCCTCCTGGCTCACCGTCACGCCGGCCGAGAACGGCGACTTCACCGTCACCGCCGATGCCGCCGCGATCCAGCCGACCGTCGACGGCCTCGCCGCCGCCGTCAACCGCGACGTCGTCAACGCCACCGTCATCACCGACTCGTCGGGCAACGCCCTGAGCGACCTCACCGCCGGCGTCGTCGGGCGTGCGCTCGACTCGACCGACGGCGTCGCAGGTGCTTTCGCCACGCAGCTCGCCGACGGCAACGGCGTCTACCCGCTGGCCGTGTCCGAGGTGCCGTTCACGACGACCACGCTCGCCCGCCGCATCGAGGTCGACCTCAGCGCGCAGCGCACGTACCTGTTCGAGAACAACGCCGTCGTGCAGTCCTGGGCGGTCTCGTCCGGCCTCACACCCAACGACACCCCGACCGGCGACTTCCGCATGCAGGCGCACGTGCGCATCCAGGGCATGGGCAACCGCGACCTGACCAAGGAGCCGCACTACTACACGCCCGATGTGCCGTACGTGAGCTACTTCAACGGCGACATCGCCTTCCACGGCACCTACTGGCACAACAACTTCGGCAATCCGATGAGCCACGGCTGCATCAACATGACCATCGACGCCGCGCAGTACGTGTACGACTGGGCACCGCTGGGCACCGAGGTCTCCGTCTACTACTGA